In the Malania oleifera isolate guangnan ecotype guangnan chromosome 1, ASM2987363v1, whole genome shotgun sequence genome, one interval contains:
- the LOC131153415 gene encoding uncharacterized protein LOC131153415 isoform X1, whose amino-acid sequence MWHEARRSERKVHDLMDAARKRAQRRAVFLAKRRGDPQQSIQVIGSRCRLYRDDGLYQATQDQQGLIPWNGKQNILIDRFDGRALLDFIRDSESRRFHVQEKSEEEEELEEFVNFERYRDLIKHRRRGFTDEDGLQHVSQEMEAKIAAPFASDRSNAPPPSANKGSYSQVGFSYEGDGKEETHFSDGDDNDDDDVDDDDYEDFNSDDSNDEGMDTIAKEFGVKRYGWLVYMDKKAKEEEKRQKEVIKGDPAIRKLSRKERRKASQIEREREREAARLTGTRVFHNDPYRESRRSPTYEAYSRSRRSRSRSRSYSPSYSRRHARGMHSDDGHRSKSKTPKIEYITEFGGAEDRDDPKLVGFSPPPSPPSQADVLSRPSSGGILEALHVDPASGVSLDKEKNKALKPSVSTSSALAKLSKASGTGAPLKVQGEKKETPQERLKRIMSKQLNKQIKKDTAAEMAKKREQERQRLEKLAETSRLSRYRRRSRSRSFSRSPPRRYRRSRSPSRSRSSRRYYSRSRSRSRSWSRSHSRSPRSRSRSRY is encoded by the exons atgtgGCACGAGGCGAGGAGGTCGGAGAGGAAAGTGCACGACTTGATGGACGCCGCTCGAAAGAGAGCTCAGAGACGAGCTGTCTTTCTGGCTAAGAGGCGCGGCGACCCTCAGCAATCCATCCAGGTCATCGGATCTCGATGCCGCTTGTATCGCGACGACGGTCTTTATCAGGCCACTCAGGATCAGCAAGGCCT GATACCATGGAATGGGAAACAGAATATTTTGATTGACAG ATTTGATGGTCGTGCCCTTCTTGATTTTATTCGAGATTCTGAGTCCCGGCGTTTTCACGTGCAAGAAAAGTCGGAGGAAGAAGAAGAGTTAGAAGAGTTTGTTAATTTTGAGCGTTATCGGGATTTAATTAAGCATCGGCGTAGAGGAT TTACTGATGAAGATGGTTTACAACATGTGAGTCAAGAGATGGAAGCGAAAATTGCTGCTCCATTTGCATCAGAcag ATCAAATGCTCCACCTCCCTCGGCAAACAAGGGGTCATATTCACAGGTAGGATTCTCCTATGAGGGTGATGGAAAAGAGGAAACCCATTTTTCAGATGGTGATGACAATGACGATGATGATGTCGATGATGATGATTATGAGGATTTTAATAGTGATGATAGCAATGATGAGGGGATGGATACAATAGCAAAAGAGTTTGGAGTGAAGAGGTATGGTTGGCTTGTTTACATGGATAAAAAAGCAAAAGAGGAAGAGAAAAGGCAAAAAGAAGTAATCAAGGGTGATCCTGCTATT AGGAAGCTGAGTCGTAAGGAAAGGAGGAAAGCTTCTCAGATAgaaagggagagggagagagaagctgCACGTTTAACTGGCACCCGGGTGTTCCATAATGATCCCTATAG AGAGTCCAGGCGAAGTCCAACATATGAAGCTTATAGTCGATCTAGGAG ATCAAGATCAAGGTCACGGTCGTACTCCCCATCATACTCAAGGCGTCATGCTCGTGGCATGCATTCTGACGACGGTCATCGAAGCAAATCGAAGACTCCCAAGATAGAATATATTACTGAATTTGGGGGTGCCGAAGACAGGGATGATCCAAAGCTTGTGGGATTCTCTCCACCACCTTCTCCTCCATCCCAAGCTGATGTGTTGAGCCG GCCGTCCTCTGGTGGCATTCTTGAAGCATTGCATGTTGACCCTGCTTCTGGTGTGTCACTCGACAAGGAAAAGAACAAAGCATTGAAACCGTCTGTTAG CACATCATCTGCATTAGCAAAATTGAGCAAGGCCAGTGGTACTGGGGCACCCTTGAAGGTACAAGGGGAGAAGAAGGAAACCCCTCAAGAGCGTCTTAAAAGGATTATGAGCAAGCAGTTAAACAAACAAA TTAAGAAAGATACTGCTGCTGAAATGGCTAAGAAACGAGAACAAGAGCGCCAGAGGCTGGAAAAACTTGCAGAGACAAGTCGATTGAGTCGATATAGGCGTCGCAGTCGCAGCAGAAGCTTCAGTCGTTCTCCTCCCAG AAGATACAGGCGCAGTAGAAGTCCAAGTAGAAGCAGGAGTTCACGTAGATATTATTCCCGATCGCGATCGCGTTCGCGTTCTTGGTCCCGCTCGCACTCACGCTCACCAAG GTCGAGGAGTCGTTCTAGGTATTGA
- the LOC131159958 gene encoding protein DCL homolog, chloroplastic-like isoform X1, with protein MTFVFRASPPPPPVHLLRNPISVPPSPPIFRPPSNSPAPRVRALKTSSGEGQVIPGLLRKPASVSLVDDEDAIEEVSEQKEEAELVDWEDQILGETLPLVGLVRMILHSDQYRSGERLASDHEQTILERLLPYHPGYERKIGCGVDYITVGHHPDFESSRCLFIVRKDGELVDFSYWKCIKGLIKKTYPQYADGFILRHFR; from the exons ATGACTTTTGTCTTTAGAGCCTCACCGCCACCGCCGCCGGTTCACCTTCTCAGAAACCCCATCTCTGTACCGCCGTCTCCACCAATTTTCCGCCCTCCGTCTAATTCTCCGGCGCCACGTGTCCGTGCCCTCAAAACTTCGTCCGGCGAAGGCCAAGTCATTCCGGGTTTGCTCAGAAAGCCCGCGAGTGTGTCTTTGGTGGACGATGAGGACGCAATTGAAGAAGTTTCTGAGCAGAAGGAAGAAGCTGAGTTGGTGGATTGGGAAGATCAGATTTTGGGAGAAACCCTCCCTCTCGTTGGCTTGGTCCGGATGATTCTTCACTCTGACCA ATACAGAAGTGGTGAAAGACTGGCTTCCGACCACGAGCAAACTATACTGGAGAGGTTGCTTCCATATCATCCTGGATACGAGAGGAAGATAGGATGTGGAGTTGACTACATCACG GTTGGGCATCATCCTGATTTTGAAAGTTCACGGTGTTTGTTCATAGTCCGGAAGGATGGTGAATTGGTTGATTTCTCATATTGGAAATGCATCAAGGGCTTAATCAAGAAAACCTATCCGCAATATGCTGATGGTTTTATTCTGAGACATTTTCGATAG
- the LOC131159958 gene encoding protein DCL homolog, chloroplastic-like isoform X2, with amino-acid sequence MTFVFRASPPPPPVHLLRNPISVPPSPPIFRPPSNSPAPRVRALKTSSGEGQVIPGLLRKPASVSLVDDEDAIEEVSEQKEEAELVDWEDQILGETLPLVGLVRMILHSDQSGERLASDHEQTILERLLPYHPGYERKIGCGVDYITVGHHPDFESSRCLFIVRKDGELVDFSYWKCIKGLIKKTYPQYADGFILRHFR; translated from the exons ATGACTTTTGTCTTTAGAGCCTCACCGCCACCGCCGCCGGTTCACCTTCTCAGAAACCCCATCTCTGTACCGCCGTCTCCACCAATTTTCCGCCCTCCGTCTAATTCTCCGGCGCCACGTGTCCGTGCCCTCAAAACTTCGTCCGGCGAAGGCCAAGTCATTCCGGGTTTGCTCAGAAAGCCCGCGAGTGTGTCTTTGGTGGACGATGAGGACGCAATTGAAGAAGTTTCTGAGCAGAAGGAAGAAGCTGAGTTGGTGGATTGGGAAGATCAGATTTTGGGAGAAACCCTCCCTCTCGTTGGCTTGGTCCGGATGATTCTTCACTCTGACCA AAGTGGTGAAAGACTGGCTTCCGACCACGAGCAAACTATACTGGAGAGGTTGCTTCCATATCATCCTGGATACGAGAGGAAGATAGGATGTGGAGTTGACTACATCACG GTTGGGCATCATCCTGATTTTGAAAGTTCACGGTGTTTGTTCATAGTCCGGAAGGATGGTGAATTGGTTGATTTCTCATATTGGAAATGCATCAAGGGCTTAATCAAGAAAACCTATCCGCAATATGCTGATGGTTTTATTCTGAGACATTTTCGATAG
- the LOC131153415 gene encoding uncharacterized protein LOC131153415 isoform X2, producing the protein MWHEARRSERKVHDLMDAARKRAQRRAVFLAKRRGDPQQSIQVIGSRCRLYRDDGLYQATQDQQGLIPWNGKQNILIDRFDGRALLDFIRDSESRRFHVQEKSEEEEELEEFVNFERYRDLIKHRRRGFTDEDGLQHVSQEMEAKIAAPFASDRSNAPPPSANKGSYSQVGFSYEGDGKEETHFSDGDDNDDDDVDDDDYEDFNSDDSNDEGMDTIAKEFGVKRYGWLVYMDKKAKEEEKRQKEVIKGDPAIRKLSRKERRKASQIEREREREAARLTGTRVFHNDPYRESRRSPTYEAYSRSRRSRSRSRSYSPSYSRRHARGMHSDDGHRSKSKTPKIEYITEFGGAEDRDDPKLVGFSPPPSPPSQADVLSRPSSGGILEALHVDPASGVSLDKEKNKALKPSVSTSSALAKLSKASGTGAPLKVQGEKKETPQERLKRIMSKQLNKQIKKDTAAEMAKKREQERQRLEKLAETSRLSRYRRRSRSRSFSRSPPRYRRSRSPSRSRSSRRYYSRSRSRSRSWSRSHSRSPRSRSRSRY; encoded by the exons atgtgGCACGAGGCGAGGAGGTCGGAGAGGAAAGTGCACGACTTGATGGACGCCGCTCGAAAGAGAGCTCAGAGACGAGCTGTCTTTCTGGCTAAGAGGCGCGGCGACCCTCAGCAATCCATCCAGGTCATCGGATCTCGATGCCGCTTGTATCGCGACGACGGTCTTTATCAGGCCACTCAGGATCAGCAAGGCCT GATACCATGGAATGGGAAACAGAATATTTTGATTGACAG ATTTGATGGTCGTGCCCTTCTTGATTTTATTCGAGATTCTGAGTCCCGGCGTTTTCACGTGCAAGAAAAGTCGGAGGAAGAAGAAGAGTTAGAAGAGTTTGTTAATTTTGAGCGTTATCGGGATTTAATTAAGCATCGGCGTAGAGGAT TTACTGATGAAGATGGTTTACAACATGTGAGTCAAGAGATGGAAGCGAAAATTGCTGCTCCATTTGCATCAGAcag ATCAAATGCTCCACCTCCCTCGGCAAACAAGGGGTCATATTCACAGGTAGGATTCTCCTATGAGGGTGATGGAAAAGAGGAAACCCATTTTTCAGATGGTGATGACAATGACGATGATGATGTCGATGATGATGATTATGAGGATTTTAATAGTGATGATAGCAATGATGAGGGGATGGATACAATAGCAAAAGAGTTTGGAGTGAAGAGGTATGGTTGGCTTGTTTACATGGATAAAAAAGCAAAAGAGGAAGAGAAAAGGCAAAAAGAAGTAATCAAGGGTGATCCTGCTATT AGGAAGCTGAGTCGTAAGGAAAGGAGGAAAGCTTCTCAGATAgaaagggagagggagagagaagctgCACGTTTAACTGGCACCCGGGTGTTCCATAATGATCCCTATAG AGAGTCCAGGCGAAGTCCAACATATGAAGCTTATAGTCGATCTAGGAG ATCAAGATCAAGGTCACGGTCGTACTCCCCATCATACTCAAGGCGTCATGCTCGTGGCATGCATTCTGACGACGGTCATCGAAGCAAATCGAAGACTCCCAAGATAGAATATATTACTGAATTTGGGGGTGCCGAAGACAGGGATGATCCAAAGCTTGTGGGATTCTCTCCACCACCTTCTCCTCCATCCCAAGCTGATGTGTTGAGCCG GCCGTCCTCTGGTGGCATTCTTGAAGCATTGCATGTTGACCCTGCTTCTGGTGTGTCACTCGACAAGGAAAAGAACAAAGCATTGAAACCGTCTGTTAG CACATCATCTGCATTAGCAAAATTGAGCAAGGCCAGTGGTACTGGGGCACCCTTGAAGGTACAAGGGGAGAAGAAGGAAACCCCTCAAGAGCGTCTTAAAAGGATTATGAGCAAGCAGTTAAACAAACAAA TTAAGAAAGATACTGCTGCTGAAATGGCTAAGAAACGAGAACAAGAGCGCCAGAGGCTGGAAAAACTTGCAGAGACAAGTCGATTGAGTCGATATAGGCGTCGCAGTCGCAGCAGAAGCTTCAGTCGTTCTCCTCCCAG ATACAGGCGCAGTAGAAGTCCAAGTAGAAGCAGGAGTTCACGTAGATATTATTCCCGATCGCGATCGCGTTCGCGTTCTTGGTCCCGCTCGCACTCACGCTCACCAAG GTCGAGGAGTCGTTCTAGGTATTGA